One Dioscorea cayenensis subsp. rotundata cultivar TDr96_F1 chromosome 19, TDr96_F1_v2_PseudoChromosome.rev07_lg8_w22 25.fasta, whole genome shotgun sequence genomic window, AATGCAGCTTCTGCACTTAAATCTAGAACAGGTGCTTAGTTACTGTTACTTCCAAAATAACCATGCTACCTCTGACAGAAATGCAATATCTACTCAACTTACATTTATACATCTTGtagaatcaataccctaataaAGCACTGCACTCAAGTGACAGTGGTTTCTGAATAAGCACATGGGGTTTTTGAAGGCTTGCTTATTATAGCTTGCTAGACCAATAGAACAATGCACAGTTTAAGTTTTTACAAGATACATATTCTTATCACTACCCTTCCCTTCCATAGGAATTAGCTCTTACATTATGATTGGATCAGTAGCATCCAGAggttggatttgatttggatatCTATTTAGTATCatgttgtttttttagaattgtCTGAATAAACTATCTCCATGTGCAGATTTTCCTGGGCACAAAAGCGACAACAGGCTTCCTTCTTACCAGGTTTGACTTTGTTGTGCCTGATTTATGAAATGGATACACATCATAAACTGGAAACAAGTACATATtgcattttaataaaataatggtaTCACATATAATATTGGAATAAGACTAGATTACTAAAATCTTGAACACTATCTAATAGAGATATAATGATCTGTGAAAATGATAGATAAGTCTTTAATTTTTGCTCTTCtttcagaaaattttttaaatcgaAGCAATGCTGAAAATTTAGTAGGTTTGACATAGGAACCAGAAACACAGTTCTTCTTGCTATAAATACCAGTTTGTTTGATCTTATTTCCTGATACAAATACCGAAATAGATAACAACAATGGCAACCATGGCTATTGCTGAATCTCCTCCATGGGCAATATGATAGAGGTTGGGAAATATAACAGAGGTTGGGAATAATAACTGATGGAATGACATATCTGGGTATAGTTAAATCTGCTAATCTGCTCCATGAGCAATAGGGTTGCCCTTTTTTAGATTGAAATTCAGTAAAATATGGAGGAGCTCTCACCAAGTTTCATGTGCCTCCAGCTCTAAGTCGTTATGATAGTGTAAATCTAAAATTTGTGCTATTAAAGAAACACATTGAAattattgaaactcaattatgTACAGATTAGATGCATATGTTGAACTTTGGAATGTATTTGTTCTTTCATTCttgatattttgtatttctcttgGTGAGCAGGTGATCACATGGTCTTCTTCTTTGCTAATGTGATTGTCTTCATTGGATTCCTCATGACCTTCAGACCCTTCCTAGTTCCACCCAATGTAGATTACACCATAATTTCCTAATGCAAAAGCTTGCAACTGAGAGCATGAATCTGGAGTTTATTCAACTACTAAGCCAGCATGCAGTAGCAATTCTGTATGATTATTGTCATTACATGAACAGAACAGCTCTGAACGAATGGTGCGAAGCTGGTGGTCATCAGTCAGATTTATGTTTGATAATTTGTTTGATAGTATCATATAATATTAAGTTTTGTTTGATAAgttgtttcttttcaaataattcttttgAAAGCTATTCTTGTGGGTCATGGTGCGTGGTTCTTGGAACATTTATCACTGAACATAATCAGTAGAAATTATTGGCGGTATAAATATATCACTAATGAGCGAATGTGATTCAGGTTAGATGAAAGAGAAACGAGTTTAGatgccatattttttattttttattttttttgaaataaatgtggataaaccagctttattgaaaataacataagaGAATagatgtcatattttttaatttatatatttttttaattttaattttaatttttttacacatACAACagatacatattaataaggTTGTTTGTTCAATGCAAAGTAAattgtgaaatttttaaatcaatattttttataataaaatcaatattattgAATCTAATCCAACACgttgataatttatatttattgtatttccataaaaaaaaaatttgtcctTCTATTTTTggcttattatttttttggttttattttattttatttttgttcatttgcaACAAAAACGTCGGCATGCTCGACGGCTGAAGACGCATTTTACCGCCTTCAAAAGTTCAGTTTAAAAATACAATGGAGAAAGAGGTCGATGTcagtttataataataataataacaataatataatatccAAAACAGTAGAGAGAATTACATAAATTTCCGTCGTAAGTTTACGCACTTTACAGCTTCCAGAAACACCTACAAGGTTATTATGTTGAAGCTTTTGAACAATCCAAGGCCAAGCCAAATTTTGGTCTCAATTAAAGAGAGAGGAAGAGCCTCAGAAGCATTTTTAACCACATAGAGTTAAAACAAGCCAAAAAGTAGTGCCCAATAATCGGAAAACTGAACCCAGAACTTCACACAGCTTTTGGCTGGACTTGCTCAAAATCAAAAACCTCAAACATTAACCGTCTGACATCTGGCTTACCATATACAGTATATGATAGGCCATGTATGGCCTGCTGCACAGCAGATGTGATAGGATTCTTGAGCCTCCTGTTGTGCTCGTATTTTTCCTGAACAGATTCACTGTATATGATAAAGCGATGAAGATGCTTGTCCCGTAAGTACCGTCCACAATACTTGTTCATCAAGAGTCGGCGGTGCTTCTCTTGCACCCATTTCCCCGGAGCATCAAGATGCTTCATAAGCACTCTCTCAGCCATCACCAGATCCTGAGTATCGGAAGACAACATTTCCATCTGTAAGTTTCACAGTAATAACTAGAGGAGAATCCAGAACATCAATTCTAATAGTAGGAGCAAAAAGGATCACCTGAATCTTTTGCCCAACATACTCCAACCTTTCCAGGCAAAACCGAGGATGTTCAAACTTGTACTTTGAAGGATGCAAGAAGCACAACTGGCAACAGACAATTAAGGTAATTATTGAGGGTGGGCGGTGCTGATAACGCATCAGAAAGTAAATTGCAGTTTACAAAGAAATGGACCTAAAAACCATACTGCGATTTTGAGAATGATATGATATGGATTGAAACTGATAACTTCATCCTCGGTCCGTAATGGGTTTAAACTACTAAAAAGATGAAGCTCTACCACTAGAGTTTGGACCTTAGCTCTAAACAAACACTAATCATTTAATAAAGTAGTACATGAGGGAGGGCAGCCCACCAACATCCGATGAATGTTGGAAATTAGAGAGACAAAGTATGCTTTCCATTGGAAACAATTATTGTCTAGATCTCTCATAACAAGTCATGAAATTGAAAAGAGATGGATATCAGCAATGATCAGAGATTTGCAAGGTTCAAGTTAAATtttcaaagaaatcaaaatcaCAATTTAAAATCACTTCACAGTCGTAACTGAGATTACTCATGCTTAGTTTTCACGTGAGTTTTTCCTTCCTCACCTCTCCTTGTAGACCTTAATGAATCCCCAGGCATAAGACCAAATTCTTATTCATTAAATCAAACCTTTAACCTATAGGTCatcctaaaagaaaatttgtatttttgaaaatcatttttgactcagaaaacacaaattaaacTATCTTGAGCTCAGGTGATGCTCAACATCCCCATTAGAGTTGagttcatttcaaatttcaagCAACTTGAACCCAAGCTAAAGATGAAACAAAAGTAAATTAGCTCGTAATATTAAATCTATTCTTGCAAATCTAAGCAAGATAGAAaacaagatggagaaaataaaatggaacTATAGCATGCCCTGCTTTGTCCTCTATAATTGTGGCAAATCAATTAATATGCAAGCAGATATTCTCAGAAAGCCTATAACTTCAGAAACAGAAAGTGTAAGAAGGTATTATACTTATTGAAAAAACACACTACACTTATAGGTTTGACTCTATGCCAAAAGAATTTCCTCCATGTTTTAGGTGATTATCACTTCATTTCTTCTATACAAAGCAATATGGAGAGCATATAAGAATAGATAATCTGCTTAATTGTAGTGCTAGATTATTGCTGTTTTATCCTGCTTTACAGGAAAAGGTACATAACAATACCTGAAGCCCAAGACCAAGCTCAATGTTCCTTGCCTCTGTGATCTCTGGAATTCTGTCATTCATTTGCAAAGGATATCCTAACACTTGCATGACCTGGGGTCTGCTGTCATAGTCCCAGATATTGCCTCGGAACCGGTGCATTCCAGGCGGAACACATGCTCTGAAAAGCCTAGGATGTGCAAAAAGGGCATCTTGTGGAGGCTGCAATAAATGATTGTAGAAAACAAACGTTAGTCATCCTGTATTTAATACTACATACCAGATAAAATTTATCAATCACACTTATTTCTCAATGGACCATATATTTTGCTTTTCCATCTTGCCTTTTTCATGCAAACCTACTTGAAAGAAACTTAGGCATGAACACCAAGAAAATACAATATAAATGATGCAAAAATTCTTACCTTGTAAGCAGCAACATCCTGCCACGTTAGTTGTCTTTGTTCAAATTCAACCGATACATGATCAACATCTTCCAGCTGTCGTCTCAATTTTGGTTGGCAACTTTCATCTTCTGGATCCATTCCAAATACCTCAAACAGTACACGATAAACTTCAGGCATGCCAAAGCAAAGATATATAGCTCCAAACAATGCCCAGAATACACATCTGACAACATTTTACagaaagttaaattaaaaaaaaaatcatctttcTTGAGTGGCTAGTAATAACAGCACATGCATGCTTGAAAACGTTATAAGACACTCCAAACTGTACTCCAACCAGAAAGTTTTAACTTTCTCTTGTTCAGAAATGAGAGGAATGgtcataaacaaaacaaacacacaaagtTAGTACAAAATATACATCTATTAAACGAATACTTTAGAAGATGTCACCTGAGATTTCAAATACTCACCAAAGAGATATGATCAATAAATATCACATACTCCAGAACTAGTTTATGATGGTGACTCAGCATAATTTCACATAATCAATGCCACTGGAATTTTGGAATATTAACTGTAATCAGCACAAAGCAAGTTCAATAGCCATCTATCATGCAAGGTATATCACAAGATAGCAAAGTTTCTAGTGCCAAACAAAATGATTTCAAACTCTGTCATATTTTTTCCATCAGGCCATGTTTGAATTATACCCAGACCCCGTTCTTGCTTCTTAAGTTGTATCACTGCCAATCCTAGCGTCAAGCAACATACTACAATTAGTTGGATCACaatcaaaatttcattctttgaaAAACCCATACCCCAGCACAGTAGACCATCTTTGGTCACAAGAAAAGTCACTAATTTGATCTAAAAATTACAGAATACAGAACCTCTTTATTTTAAAGCAAAACTCTACCAAGAGCCAAAAAGCAAAACCATTCCAGTTGAACAAGAAAGTCAACTTGGTGGATATGATCCTAAGAGATTTCATCAAAAACATTGGTGGATATAATCTCAAACAAATGCGAGAAATCTAAAAGCAAACGACATGTAACGTATACTCACTTAACAGGCGGCTCCCTGTCCTTCCGAATCATCTTGTCCATATCATCGTAAGGAAACACCAAGTTGTGCAAGCTCGCGGCTTTAATCCACTTTGGCAGGAACCTCTTCCCAATCAATGCATACACCCTCTCCCGCATTGGCCCCGGGGACTCCCTCGGATATCTCTGCAAGAAAAATTCCGCCAGCGCCATCTCCAGCACGTACTGACCCAAAAACCAGAGCCTCGAGTGCCCATTTCTCACATGCCTAGTCTTGGTCCTCTCGCATCCTTCCTGCGGGTGTTGGAACGCCAAGTATAGCAATGTATCGAACTGCTTCGCGGGGTTATCGTCGTCGTAGCTATCCGACGGCTCGAGAGGGTAGCCCAAGGCTTGCTTGGCTTCGAGGAGGTACTCGTCGATCCAGGTACGGTCGGCATTGCTCAGTTTGGAGGAAGGCAGACAGGAGCTCAATAGAGGGAAGGATTTGAGGGAGAGCTGGGGGCTTCTGAGAAAGCGCTCGGTGAGCCTGGCGTCGTCAAGTGGGGGTTTGAGGATGAAGCGCTTGGGAGGGATCTTTTTCCTAGGGAAAGCGGTCTTCTTTCGCTCGGCGAGCTCCTTGAGGAGGCGCTGGGGGCTATTGGCAGGGGATTCCTGGGGTGGATTGACGGCAACAGCGAGGACAGTGAAGAGGGATGGAGAGGATGGGATCTGGGAATCGGGCGGTTTGGAGTTGGAGGGGTGGAAGTGGATGGGGTGGGGAGAGAGGGATGAGGAAAAAGAGAGGTCTTTAATGGCGGAAGGATGGAGGAATTGGATTTGGAGTGCCATGGATGCTGTGATTTTGCTGTAGTTTTTGCCTTTTCGGGACGCGGGAGTTGGGACTTGAGGTAGAAGGAAGGGGGATAAGGAAAAGTTTTTCCACTTGCACATCGACCTCCCTCTAAAATGGCCgaattattgatatatattcatcaatatgatatgatatgaactttataaaactaaaaatatctgtaaaatatataataataaagaaatattgGAATTTATGAATTACTCCATAATATTTTGATTGTCATGGATTATCTATCTCACATCATCACgcttatataaaattattatttaaaaaaaaaaagccgaATCGGATTATCTAGAGGGGCAAACAAACCAGGTCTATGTCACAAAGGTTAGACACGTGCCAGATCACACGGGCACGGCGGAGTCCACGGAGGATACCCCCTTGCTCGCCCCTCCCTCGGTCTCACCTCCAGCTACATGCCTCCCTCCTCATCCTCGTCCATGTCTCCAATTCGTTCGTTGCTTTAGCTCTTAGAGAGTAGGAGATGGGAAACTCCCCCGGTAAGGACGGGAGAGACCTCAGCGAAGCTGATGCCAATTACAACCCTTTGGCGAGATCGGATCACGTTGTCAGCATCCAGTCTGCAGATCCGATGGCTCCCCCTATGCCGGAGATTCCTCCGCTTCATCGAGCTCCTCTCATGTTTGCTCCCCAGGTGCTTTCTCtcaattcattttattttattttcttcatgtcACTGAttgcttgtttgtatttcaTCTCTAGCAAAATGCATGCTTTCTAGTTGCTTTCAATCGCTTTGTCGTTATTAGTTGTGCTTTTTGATAAAGCATTTCGGCTCTTTCCTGCTTCGTCAATCCGTAGACTGGATCCTAGGCTGCGCCACGAATTTTCATGGTTGCCTGTTTTACCAGTGTAAATTGATCtttctttataaataaataatatatatatatattaataattattaggtGATTATCACAGTTTCATTTGTTGTGCTATTGTGATTTTTTCATGTGGTATGTATCATAGGTATAGCAGGGTATTATATGTGAAGATTTACCAAACATTTTAAAACTATCAGAATTAGACCCAATCTGATTATAATTAACTTAGGATGGAGAGATGTATATGATAGATTCTGGTAGAGCTAGTCTGACTAATAGTCTAATAGCTTGTTTTGTATTGGATATAGGATGTTTAAATAGAGATTATTAGCAGTGTTTAACAGGATTAAGATTAAAATGACTTTGATTTGGGACTGGGTAGTTTTTTATGGAATCAATCAAATTATTGTCAGGCAAAATATGGTATGCATTTACTCATAATTAGCAAATGATAAGCAAAGTAGTGTAAGCTTCAGATCGTTCTCTCTGCTCTTGGACGAGCTCTAGCTACTGCTTCCATTGTGGCTGAGGATCAGATCGGATCATCCCCtaaacttttgtttttcattcatttccaAGGATGGGTGAAGCCAATTGAGAGGTTTGGGCAATAAgtattgttttcattgaggaTTGCCAGCAATATGCTTTGAACTCTGAATTTTGAGACATTCGGCCCAACTAGATTCCCATGCCCTCAAAAGAGATGGGGCTAGAGAAACTTTTTTAATACTAGGATTCCAATAAAAGCAGGGATACTGATAAGATTTTGCCAgacaaataatatatgaatttatGCCTTTATGTTCACTATCTACTCTTGAGAACTAGTTCTCCAAGAAGTAGATCCAAGAACTTGAAATCCCAAGTATAGAATGGATAAGAGGAAAGGCACTGTTCTTATGAAACCCAATTGCGAGGGAAGAATTATTTCCTACCTTTCAATCTTATAGCACATACTCACATACGCAAATCTATATGTTTGCCAAGGAGTCTATTTATGATATCATACCTCTAGGCAGAAGACAATCTTGAAGTGTCTTGTCATGGCATTGGGCATCTCGACCTGGGGTGTAAGACTTAAATCCTTCACCTATGTTGGCAAAACTATTTCATGTATATTAGTGTAACTTTTTCCTGGAATAAGGTAAGTGGATGTTCGTAATCTTGACCCACTCTTATTCCATATCAATGCACAAATACACAGGACCAATACCACTATCACTCTATAATTCAAATAGTGTTGGGGCCCTCATATACAAAGTCAAATAGGTATTCTATTAGAATATGAAACAATCAACTCCACTACACTGTCTACTTTTAATCAGTGTTGGGCCCTCATATATGAAAGCCAAATGGGTATACCATCATTTCCATGTTGATATCCCACTGACGAACTTAAATgaagtttaaacaaaaattaaaggcTCCATGGAGGGGCCAAGGTCCTACAGAAATTTCTTGGCTTTGATAGTAAGAAGATGGCACAACATCCcttatgaattaattttattccAATATTCGTGGATCTCAATCCTTATCCTAGTTTTTCTTCATATATCTTACTATCTCATTGTAAGCTACCCCTTTAATTTTTAGGTTCAAAACATTCATTAAAGGTGTGTAGCTTTTATTATTTGTACATTGAACATCCTATTAGATAATCAAGAAAGATGCCTTTCATTGTTTCAAgaaatatattttcttctccCATTTTGGGATCATGATACCTGGTTGGATACTTGTTCTTGTCCATTTGTGCCGagataatttttatgaatattcttttttatgcaGACCTTTGGAATTTGAATGTTACCTATCTAATAATGGATGAGTTTCTTAAGTTCATAGCATCTGACAATCTGAATGCTTATCATATCTAAGGCTAAAACCTTATAACCTTGCTTCAGGCTCCTTTAGCTCCATTGCAGAATTCTGCGGAGGTTCCCCAAGTTATTAATCAGTTATGGATGAATAATCCCAGTGGACCTCTTGATATCTCTATTGCAAAGGGAATTCCCACTGTGATTTCATGGAACCAGGGAGGAAGCAATGTCGCAATCGAAGGTTCTTGGGACAACTGGGCTTCAAGGTGCTTCTTCCATATTGAATTTGTGTGggattaattttcttaattttcttttgtagaAAAAAGGGAACTGAgccattatttattaattttcaggAAGACACTGCAAAGATCTGGCAAGGATCACGCAATCATGTTAGTCCTTCCATCTGGGGTTTACCACTACAAGTTCATTGTAGACGGAAAATGGAGATACATCTCTGATCTTCCTTGTATAGCTGATGAATTGGGGCACATAACAAACATCATTGATGTCCATGTCAGTTTTCTTCCATATTTCGGTTCTTACAATTTCTTGTTTCAACTTCCGACCtttattcataataataatgatgatgatgatgatgatgatgatgatgatgatgaaaaatcATATATAGAATAAAAGCTTTATATGTGTGTGGTTCCCTTGACATAGCCATTATTGCacctttaattatatatatttacttcaTAATACAATAATAGCTACCTTGAGATAATTTATCTGAACTTTTACCATACAAAATAACTTAGCTATTTATTTCTGTTCTGtgctttatatttttcactGACCATTTTTCAGTATTGCTGCTAATGTTTGATTCTTTTGTGCTTTCAAATCCAGGATTTTGTTCCTGAAAATGTAGAGAGTGTCTCCAAATTCGATCCTCCACCTTCGCCAGACTCGAGCTATAGCCAAGTGAATCCTTTTGATGAAGACTTCTCAAAGGAGCCACCTAACACGCCTCCCCAACTTGGAATGATAAACCATGAAGAAGTGTGTTTAAAGCCTCAGCATCATGTTCTCAACCATCTTTTCCTTGAGAGAGGCAGGGCTGCTCACTCCCTGTTTGCTCTTAGCCTCACCCACAGGTTTCAGGCCAAATTTGTGACTGTAGTTCTCTACACACCGGTGAGAAAGTAAAGAGAAGAGCTCCCCTCACTCCATtttgtacaaaataaataatatcattcTTGGTCTCGCTGAGTTCCACTCATAAAACCAGTTCTCTACCCAAGTGGTAGCACGAATTCCTCAGCAAAATTGTAGAATTTCCATTTTGTTCTCCGGAAGCATTGCTATTGGTGGTGCTGCAGTTACTCCATACCAACTTACAAATTTGTTAATTTCAGAGAGTAGAAACAGAGTGGCCGGAGCGTATGTATCAGTATTATGTCAGTGTATTTTTGTTGCCAGAACAACATCAAGGGTAatgcatttcttttctttcagaagAGCTTGaggtttttgtaatttttaaatgaataaaccacttcaattaaaataaagaaatataacaacaaaaacCCTACACAACTTAGACGAAGGGAACActacaataacaaaaaaatgatcaaattgTCCACAAGAAATAAACAACAGACGAAAGAGAACCAGACAGCAGAAAGAAACTAGCTCGTGATTTGGTCAATCGTCTCCTCAGCCATCATAGAGAACTACTAATCTCCTCCAAGCGCTGACCTAAAAAATTCAAGCTGCGCCTAATGGTGGAGATATAATCTTTGAACTTCGCCCGGGGACCCTCTGCCATAGCTAACAACCAAGATAAAATCATGTTGTCACATTTCAGAATAATAGCAAAAGCATGCACAAAGTTGCATTAAAAATACGGTCATTTCTAGCAAATCAAATATTCCAGACAATAGCTTTCACAATCAAGTCCCCCAAATCCCAAATAGTAAACCTCAGACGCAAACGTCACGACCCCCAAACAAGACAAATAGACTGGGGCCGATCCGGCAGCTGAAATAAACGAacgaaatactcccaaataaATTGGGCAGAGTGCGTTTTTTACatagcaaaaataataaataaataaaataaaatgccaaatATATGTTCACCATAGGATTAATCTTGATCTTGATGGATGGTCATGAACACCAATAGTCTTTCAATCTAAAATATCATTATTGGGGTTGAATTGAGGGTGGCGCACTCATAAACCTCTGTAATTCATCTACTACGCACCATTAAAGTTTGCTCATCCTCTAAGCCCTCTCCCTCTTGATGTCTTATGCCCCTTCTGCAAGCTGACCAACAAGTGGTGGTGTCTAAGCTCAAATAGATGTTTCACAGTTAGtctttttattggtttttaaacAACACTGGGCTACATTGTGGCATGACTTTGATCTTTTGGAAGAATTTTAATAAAGAACCTCTCAATAGAGAAGCTGATTtattgaagaaagaaaaaccGAATTGCTAAACAAAcaccaaaatacaaataaagttaCAACTAACGACGAACTGAATTAAAAGACCCGAAATCAGTGAAGGATCTCATTATCCAGTAAGGTAATTCCCTGCCAAACAAGAAAAGATTAAGAGATTGATGCAAGAGGCCATAAGAAGCCAAATTGATTGTAGGAGTCATCCAAGAATGAGGAATCTCATGAATGTGGGCATTGCTAGTCATATCAAGAAGAAATCTGATATTGGAAATTTGAGTGTTTAGCCGCTAGGTGATAACGTGATTCGAACTTCTTAGGTTGGTAAAATCAGGTTGATGGACGCTAAAGAAATGCTTGACGGGAAGTTGGAAGTCTAGCGCAAATTGAAGGGCAACCTCCAAGGCAAGCAAAGCATATGAAGAATTTTCATCTGCAAGCTGAGAAAGGCATCCTGCGAATGAAAAGATGTAATTAGCATTGGATAGGAAAAAACCGATAGCTCTTACCTGGTTGCTACCGTTAAGAATCACATGAGTGAATAAAAAGTGATCATCAGCGCCTGTGAAGTTATTTAAAATGAGCTTCTTGCCGAGGAGACTTCTGCTACTGTTGGAATGGTCCCTTGCATGAGCAAGAGCTCTGCTGACAATGGCGTAATAATTTGGAGGggtgtttttaaaaatagcatCACAACAACTCTTCCAAATAAACCAAGCACCAGCTACAATTGCAGCAAGTATAAACTGAGAGTAATTGCAATCAGTGAGCTAATTCCTGAAGAGAATCCATCAGGGAAAAAGATGGTGATATTTACATTGTTACTGATATGATCCCAAACCAAAAGAGCTTATCACCTTTGGTCCCAAAAGGGCAACTGCATTCCGGGATTCGAGTCTCTGCTTACTCTGACTCTGACTCTCCTCTGTCTTGATCCTTTGTACTCTCCTCCATCGTTCCCCTCTTGCCATGACAAGCGGGGACCGGCCCCCGGTCCCTCCTCCTCATTCTTCGTAGCCCAAATACTGGGCACAAATTGCTTCCTCCCTCCGGCAGTCGACTGATAACTCTCCTCTTCATAATGCCAACATTCTCAACAAGCTCAAAGAGACCACTTCTGATTTCATTCGAATTGATGGTGATAGCATGAGTCGAGCCAGAATGAAGTTTCAACATGAGCTTTGCAGGAAACTCTTCGGCAAACCTTCTTCCTTCAATGAAGTT contains:
- the LOC120249418 gene encoding ribonuclease III domain-containing protein RNC1, chloroplastic encodes the protein MALQIQFLHPSAIKDLSFSSSLSPHPIHFHPSNSKPPDSQIPSSPSLFTVLAVAVNPPQESPANSPQRLLKELAERKKTAFPRKKIPPKRFILKPPLDDARLTERFLRSPQLSLKSFPLLSSCLPSSKLSNADRTWIDEYLLEAKQALGYPLEPSDSYDDDNPAKQFDTLLYLAFQHPQEGCERTKTRHVRNGHSRLWFLGQYVLEMALAEFFLQRYPRESPGPMRERVYALIGKRFLPKWIKAASLHNLVFPYDDMDKMIRKDREPPVKCVFWALFGAIYLCFGMPEVYRVLFEVFGMDPEDESCQPKLRRQLEDVDHVSVEFEQRQLTWQDVAAYKPPQDALFAHPRLFRACVPPGMHRFRGNIWDYDSRPQVMQVLGYPLQMNDRIPEITEARNIELGLGLQLCFLHPSKYKFEHPRFCLERLEYVGQKIQDLVMAERVLMKHLDAPGKWVQEKHRRLLMNKYCGRYLRDKHLHRFIIYSESVQEKYEHNRRLKNPITSAVQQAIHGLSYTVYGKPDVRRLMFEVFDFEQVQPKAV
- the LOC120249419 gene encoding SNF1-related protein kinase regulatory subunit beta-1-like, which translates into the protein MGNSPGKDGRDLSEADANYNPLARSDHVVSIQSADPMAPPMPEIPPLHRAPLMFAPQAPLAPLQNSAEVPQVINQLWMNNPSGPLDISIAKGIPTVISWNQGGSNVAIEGSWDNWASRKTLQRSGKDHAIMLVLPSGVYHYKFIVDGKWRYISDLPCIADELGHITNIIDVHDFVPENVESVSKFDPPPSPDSSYSQVNPFDEDFSKEPPNTPPQLGMINHEEVCLKPQHHVLNHLFLERGRAAHSLFALSLTHRFQAKFVTVVLYTPVRK